A window of the Trichoderma asperellum chromosome 4, complete sequence genome harbors these coding sequences:
- a CDS encoding uncharacterized protein (EggNog:ENOG41) gives MTAQFASHGRGGAGNMADAAHSPSIKASDLETPVLKTAVVTTGRGGTGNMTKNNDPHETRLRQDVKAVPRRLSAGAQYAGRGGAGNVFKGEDELEQLARNRSVEQAIDETPEDAAKDAVKEASEKTSEKTSERTDKIEKVEPAATIKKWLFGKRP, from the exons ATGACTGCTCAGTTTGCTTCCCATGGCCGCGGCGGCGCGGGCAACATGGCCGACGCAGCGCATTCGCCCTCCATCAAGGCCTCCGATCTCGAGACGCCGGTGCTGAAAACAGCCGTTGTGACCACAGGCCGAGGCGGCACTGGCAACATGACCAAGAACAACGACCCTCACGAAACCCGTCTTCGCCAAGATGTCAAGGC TGTGCCCCGACGACTTAGCGCGGGAGCCCAGTACGCTGGGCGTGGCGGCGCTGGCAACGTATTCAAAGGCGAGGATGAACTCGAACAACTGGCGCGTAACCGAAGCGTCGAACAAGCCATCGACGAAACCCCAGAGGATGCTGCCAAGGATGCTGTCAAGGAAGCTTCCGAGAAAACTTCAGAGAAGACTTCAGAGAGGACAGACAAAATTGAAAAGGTCGAGCCAGCCGCAACAATAAAGAAATGGCTATTCGGCAAGAGGCCATGA
- the HEM12 gene encoding Uroporphyrinogen decarboxylase in heme biosynthesis (BUSCO:EOG092D2I7R): protein MSEHSFEPLKNDLLLRAARGQVVERPPMWVMRQAGRYLPEYHEAKGSRDFFECCRDAEVASTLTLQPVERFEGLLDAAIIFSDILVIPQAMGMQVEMLDKKGPHFPNPLQNPLDGQYEKVLNGKVDVAAELDYVYKAITLTRKKLAGRVPLIGFCGAPWTLFCYMVEGGGTKLFAQVKTWIYKYPEESKKLLAKIADVCVDHLAHQVKAGAQLVMVFDSWAGELGPASFKQFSEPYLAHIAQKLPLKLQELGLEKVPMTVFPKGAWFALDSACNLGYNVVGMDWLQDPTEAVRIRGDRNIVFQGNADPGVLYGTKAAITEAVETMVKGFWSGEKKGWIANLGHGITPGVNPDSLKFFFEEIHRLTKP, encoded by the exons ATGTCCGAGCACTCTTTCGAGCCATTGAAGAAcgacctgctgctgcgagcgGCACGGG GCCAGGTCGTGGAACGACCTCCCATGTGGGTGATGCGCCAAG CTGGCCGCTACCTGCCGGAGTATCATGAAGCCAAAGGCTCCCGCGACTTTTTCGAATGCTGCCGAGACGCCGAGGTCGCCTCCACCTTGACGCTGCAGCCGGTTGAGCGATTCGAGGGCCTTCTGGAcgccgccatcatcttctccgACATCCTCGTCATTCCCCAGGCCATGGGCATGCAGGTCGAGATGCTGGACAAGAAGGGGCCTCACTTCCCTAACCCGCTCCAGAACCCGTTGGACGGGCAGTACGAGAAGGTTCTCAACGGCAAGGTCGATGTGGCCGCCGAGCTCGACTACGTCTACAAGGCGATTACCCTtacgaggaagaagctggccgGCAGAGTGCCGCTGATTGGATTCTGTGGTGCTCCTTGGACGCTTTTCTGCTACATGGTTGAGGGAGGCGGCACGAAGCTGTTCGCTCAGGTCAAGACTTGGATTTACAAGTACCCAGAGGAATCGAAGAAACTATTGGCTAAGATCGCCGACGTCTGTGTGGACCATCTGGCACACCAGGTAAAGGCTGGAGCTCAG TTGGTTATGGTGTTCGACTCATGGGCTGGAGAGTTGGGTCCTGCTTCGTTCAAGCAGTTCTCTGAGCCCTACCTCGCTCACATTGCTCAGAAGCTTCCCCTGAAGCTGCAAGAGCTAGGACTTGAAAAAGTACCCATGACGGTGTTCCCCAAGGGCGCTTGGTTCGCTCTCGACTCAGCGTGCAATCTGGGCTACAACGTTGTCGGCATGGACTGGCTGCAGGATCCTACCGAAGCCGTGCGGATTCGAGGAGACCGAAATATTGTTTTCCAAGGCAACGCCGACCCCGGAGTCCTGTATGGCACAAAGGCGGCCATCACCGAGGCTGTTGAGACGATGGTCAAGGGTTTCTGGTCTGGCGAAAAGAAAGGCTGGATTGCAAACTTGGGACATG GTATTACGCCAGGTGTAAACCCGGATAGCCTGAAGTTCTTCTTTGAGGAAATTCACCGACTGACAAAACCTTGA
- a CDS encoding uncharacterized protein (EggNog:ENOG41~TransMembrane:3 (o27-44i51-74o94-116i)): MSSEQELQINPVVQDSVVHNSKVLTNLHSLTASLFGVSAGILGLESYYGFLFYIVFSLITTILFYTFQLAPGSLAEGRSVVDTSRYYKGALDLWTGGITNGLPGFILTWTLFYGLVRA; encoded by the exons ATGTCGTCGGAACAAGAGCTTCAGATCAATCCTGTTGTTCAGGACTCAGTCGTCCATAACAGCAAG GTCCTCACCAATCTCCACAGCCTGACAGCGTCTCTCTTTGGCGTTAGCGCTGGAATTCTTGGCCTCGAGTCCTATTACGGCTTCTTATTCTACATCGTCTTCTCATTAATAACAACCATCCTGTTTTACACCTTCCAGCTGGCGCCGGGCTCTCTGGCAGAGGGGCGCAGCGTCGTCGACACCAGTCGATATTACAAAGGCGCCCTTGATCTCTGGACAGGCGGCATAACTAATGGGTTGCCCGGATTCATTCTTACATGGACTTTGTTCTACGGATTAGTGAGAGCttga